One Acidimicrobiales bacterium genomic window carries:
- a CDS encoding alpha/beta fold hydrolase — protein MPKMTRTRRGPLAVVEAGDLSAPTLVLLHGIGSSGDAFADQMPALSDRWRMLAPDAPGYGESADSAEAPGIDGFADVVARLLDDAEIDQAVVLGVSWGGVIATRFALRHPERLRALVLADTSRGSGHSPETAEMMRDRAQQYAADPEGFVRDRAPLLVADTTSAEVVARVVSIMATACRMPGYGHAAASLAETDHMPDLGRVDAPTLVVVGEHDRVCPPSDSRRLVEGIPGAVYAEVPETGHLPNQERPDAFNQIVGDWLDGLVDQIG, from the coding sequence ATGCCCAAGATGACGAGAACCCGACGAGGCCCATTGGCGGTCGTGGAGGCTGGTGACCTGTCGGCTCCCACCCTGGTTCTGCTCCACGGCATCGGCTCGTCGGGTGATGCATTCGCCGATCAGATGCCTGCTTTGTCCGACCGGTGGCGGATGCTGGCTCCTGATGCCCCCGGGTATGGCGAATCCGCCGACTCTGCCGAGGCGCCCGGCATTGACGGGTTCGCTGACGTGGTGGCCAGGTTGCTGGACGACGCTGAGATCGACCAGGCGGTGGTGCTCGGCGTCTCGTGGGGCGGGGTGATCGCCACCCGGTTCGCACTGCGCCATCCTGAACGGCTGCGGGCCCTCGTGCTGGCCGATACCAGCCGTGGGTCGGGCCACTCGCCGGAAACGGCTGAGATGATGCGGGACCGGGCTCAGCAGTACGCGGCCGACCCTGAAGGGTTCGTGCGCGATCGGGCCCCCCTCCTGGTGGCTGACACCACTTCAGCCGAAGTGGTGGCCCGGGTGGTGTCCATCATGGCCACGGCCTGTCGGATGCCCGGCTACGGGCACGCGGCAGCCTCTCTGGCGGAGACCGACCACATGCCCGACCTGGGCCGGGTTGACGCCCCGACGCTCGTGGTGGTGGGCGAGCACGATCGGGTCTGTCCGCCTTCGGACTCGCGCCGTCTCGTTGAAGGGATTCCCGGGGCGGTCTACGCCGAGGTGCCCGAAACCGGTCATCTCCCAAATCAGGAACGTCCAGATGCCTTCAACCAGATCGTCGGCGACTGGCTGGACGGGCTGGTTGACCAGATTGGCTGA
- a CDS encoding LLM class F420-dependent oxidoreductase has product MSSPKLKVGVQLHPQATTVDALRDAWRRADAMGADSIWIWDHFYPLYGDPDAEHFEGWTLLSAMAADTSHAMLGTMVTGNSYRNPELLADMARTLDHLTDGRMYLAVGAGWFERDYDEYGYEFGTVGSRLRQLEADLPRMRSRLGKLNPPPVGSMPLLIGGSGRKVTLRLVAEYADAWNCFGPPDNVAELSAILDDWCAKVGRNPAEIEHTVAISWDDVHDVGRYMDVGVDHVVVMIGQQRGAVGDLDKAGDAQQVRTGDPFDLSPLESLIAQRDALG; this is encoded by the coding sequence ATGAGCTCCCCAAAACTGAAGGTCGGCGTCCAACTCCACCCTCAGGCCACCACGGTCGATGCTCTGCGCGACGCCTGGCGGCGAGCCGACGCCATGGGCGCCGACTCGATCTGGATCTGGGACCACTTCTACCCCCTGTACGGGGACCCGGATGCCGAGCACTTCGAGGGCTGGACCCTGCTCTCGGCCATGGCCGCCGATACGTCCCACGCCATGCTCGGCACCATGGTGACCGGGAACTCGTATCGGAACCCCGAGCTGCTGGCCGATATGGCTCGCACGCTTGACCATCTGACGGATGGCCGCATGTACCTGGCGGTGGGTGCCGGGTGGTTCGAGCGGGACTACGACGAGTACGGCTACGAGTTCGGCACGGTGGGCAGCCGCCTCCGCCAGCTGGAAGCTGACCTGCCCCGGATGCGCAGCCGGCTCGGGAAGTTGAACCCCCCACCCGTGGGTTCGATGCCGTTGCTCATCGGGGGTTCGGGCCGCAAGGTCACCCTGCGGCTGGTAGCCGAATACGCGGATGCCTGGAACTGCTTCGGCCCACCGGACAACGTGGCCGAACTGTCGGCAATCCTGGACGACTGGTGCGCCAAGGTTGGTCGGAACCCGGCCGAGATCGAGCACACGGTGGCCATCTCATGGGACGACGTCCACGACGTAGGCCGGTACATGGACGTAGGAGTCGACCACGTGGTGGTCATGATTGGCCAGCAGCGCGGTGCGGTCGGAGACCTCGACAAGGCCGGCGACGCGCAGCAGGTACGCACCGGCGACCCGTTCGACCTCAGCCCGTTGGAGTCGCTGATAGCCCAGCGGGACGCCTTGGGTTGA
- a CDS encoding zinc ribbon domain-containing protein, which yields MTDATTTFSCTKCGGTNYEKGEIRTTGSGISRFLNLQNQKFGFMACEACGYAEFYRMDGKGGFGTVFDILTN from the coding sequence ATGACCGATGCGACCACCACTTTTTCCTGCACCAAGTGCGGGGGCACCAACTATGAAAAGGGCGAGATCCGCACCACCGGATCGGGCATAAGCCGGTTCCTGAACCTCCAGAACCAGAAGTTCGGCTTCATGGCCTGCGAAGCCTGCGGCTACGCCGAGTTCTACCGGATGGACGGCAAGGGAGGCTTCGGCACGGTGTTCGACATCCTCACCAACTGA
- a CDS encoding phytanoyl-CoA dioxygenase family protein, whose amino-acid sequence MTQQTTDPGVLSSDAESFQRFHTEVLPGRIAAGTGALAHDYLSGKGTLAVRTPAGSWSYVPVDGSVRLVKGEDNADVVVSIGLEAWLGLASDLDTAPGLLYTDRATVPVGDPLRFMGWEPGLRALFHGLPIFDPEASDLRNADGSVLDPTRTFPFAQLKATAADAANFLRTAGYLCVSDVFSTDEVDVMLDDAEILANEAQPGDMTSWWGRDGNGTEVLTRVLRAASRPSLNALIDDQRVRQIVGIADEDLVPSVENDPESVDRVTVLWKRPGMTDGLGDLPWHRDCGMGGHANRCPSTVLTICLTDGSAEAGELRFLPGSHRGAFPFVDGKAIEAPDGVGLPIGPGDVTLHYSDLMHASLPPTSTTGPHRISVLMGFAPTGPSHHLGGRHYNDALLTNQDGQVEHLGQRLLAERAVSRQSKDG is encoded by the coding sequence ATGACCCAGCAAACCACTGATCCTGGAGTCCTGAGCTCCGACGCCGAGTCGTTCCAACGTTTCCACACCGAGGTACTACCTGGTCGGATTGCCGCTGGGACCGGTGCTCTGGCCCATGACTACCTGTCTGGCAAGGGGACCTTGGCCGTCCGCACACCAGCTGGTTCTTGGTCCTACGTCCCGGTCGATGGATCCGTCCGGTTGGTCAAGGGCGAGGACAACGCTGACGTGGTGGTGTCAATCGGCCTTGAGGCTTGGCTGGGCCTGGCCTCTGATCTCGACACTGCTCCAGGCCTGCTCTACACAGACCGAGCCACGGTGCCAGTCGGCGATCCCCTCCGGTTCATGGGTTGGGAACCGGGCCTCCGTGCCCTGTTCCATGGTCTCCCGATCTTCGATCCCGAAGCCTCCGACCTGCGCAACGCCGATGGTTCAGTACTCGACCCGACCCGGACCTTTCCATTTGCCCAACTGAAGGCCACCGCTGCTGACGCTGCGAACTTTCTTCGAACAGCCGGTTATCTGTGTGTCTCTGACGTCTTCAGCACCGACGAGGTTGACGTCATGCTGGACGACGCGGAGATCCTCGCCAACGAAGCTCAACCAGGTGACATGACCTCCTGGTGGGGTCGAGATGGAAACGGAACCGAGGTCTTGACTCGCGTTCTACGAGCAGCCAGCCGACCCAGCCTGAACGCTCTTATCGACGACCAGCGGGTACGACAAATAGTCGGGATCGCCGACGAGGACCTGGTCCCCAGCGTGGAGAATGACCCGGAATCAGTCGACAGGGTGACCGTGTTGTGGAAGCGACCAGGCATGACCGATGGTCTCGGGGATCTGCCTTGGCACCGGGACTGCGGTATGGGTGGACACGCCAACCGCTGCCCTTCGACGGTCTTGACCATCTGTCTCACTGATGGTTCTGCCGAAGCCGGAGAACTCCGGTTCCTACCCGGGTCACACCGTGGAGCCTTTCCGTTCGTTGATGGCAAGGCGATCGAGGCCCCGGACGGCGTCGGTCTCCCAATCGGCCCCGGTGACGTGACCCTCCACTACTCAGACCTGATGCACGCCTCGCTGCCGCCCACGTCCACTACTGGTCCGCACCGGATCTCAGTGCTCATGGGATTTGCCCCGACCGGTCCCAGTCACCACCTCGGTGGCCGCCACTACAACGACGCGCTGTTGACCAACCAAGACGGACAAGTCGAACACCTCGGTCAACGCCTCTTGGCGGAGCGGGCAGTATCACGCCAAAGCAAAGACGGTTGA
- a CDS encoding SDR family NAD(P)-dependent oxidoreductase yields the protein MFDLTGRIALVTGGGQNIGAGIAQMLATAGALVLVNDLRADRAEKIVADIVESGGQATAAPFDVTDRDAVLAAVADLGPVDVLVNNAGNGGAEAMLPKKFTDTDPDDWRGPMEVNLDGVLHCCHAVLPGMVDGGHGRIITISSAAGTHGVGIGFATYSVGKGGSLSLMRSLALEHGRDGITANSVALGVMDSVRPETAAALTKSIPVGRLGSPGDVGATCLWLASDEAGWVTGQTIGLNGGAFTS from the coding sequence GTGTTCGATCTAACTGGGCGCATTGCACTCGTGACAGGTGGAGGCCAGAACATCGGCGCCGGGATCGCCCAGATGTTGGCTACCGCAGGGGCCCTCGTACTCGTCAACGACCTACGGGCCGACCGGGCCGAGAAGATCGTCGCCGACATCGTCGAAAGCGGTGGCCAGGCCACCGCAGCGCCGTTTGACGTAACCGACCGGGATGCCGTGCTGGCCGCAGTTGCCGACCTCGGACCGGTTGACGTGCTTGTCAACAACGCCGGCAACGGTGGTGCCGAGGCCATGCTCCCGAAGAAGTTCACCGACACCGATCCCGACGACTGGCGGGGACCGATGGAGGTCAACCTGGATGGCGTACTGCACTGCTGCCACGCTGTACTACCCGGCATGGTCGACGGGGGACACGGTCGGATCATCACCATCTCGTCGGCTGCCGGAACCCACGGGGTGGGCATCGGCTTCGCGACCTACTCGGTAGGCAAAGGCGGCTCTCTCAGCCTCATGCGGAGCTTGGCACTCGAGCACGGCCGCGACGGCATCACCGCCAACTCGGTGGCTCTCGGGGTCATGGACTCGGTTCGGCCCGAGACAGCTGCCGCGCTTACGAAGTCGATACCCGTCGGGCGCCTCGGGTCACCTGGCGACGTCGGTGCGACGTGCCTGTGGCTGGCGTCCGATGAGGCTGGCTGGGTGACCGGGCAGACCATCGGACTCAATGGCGGCGCCTTCACCTCATAG
- a CDS encoding enoyl-CoA hydratase-related protein, translating into MLLVVATVYEEGEPMDYEHLRCERDGGFVTITLARPERRNCLSTGVLTELHHVFSATGEMSDVSGIVLASTGSVFSAGHDLAEMVEMTEEELRQLFEVCTVAMRSMAEVPQVVVAQVQGVATAAGAQLAASADLIVASEDASFSTPGGKGGLFCHTPMVAVARQIGRKRAVELALTGGKIPAATALDWGLVNRVVAHDDLESETLEFLRYATRGSRYAKGLGKQTLYAQLEMTTDDAYDLAVDVMSRAAATGDGAEWPRAFVAKRKPEWTHTE; encoded by the coding sequence ATGCTGCTCGTGGTAGCCACGGTCTACGAGGAAGGCGAGCCGATGGACTACGAACACCTCCGATGTGAGCGGGACGGTGGGTTCGTCACCATCACACTGGCCCGTCCGGAGCGACGGAATTGTCTGTCCACGGGCGTCCTGACCGAACTCCACCACGTCTTCAGCGCGACTGGTGAGATGTCCGATGTCTCGGGAATCGTGTTGGCCTCCACCGGGTCTGTCTTTTCCGCAGGCCACGACCTGGCCGAGATGGTCGAGATGACAGAGGAGGAGTTACGCCAACTGTTCGAAGTATGCACCGTGGCGATGAGGTCGATGGCTGAGGTCCCCCAGGTGGTGGTCGCCCAGGTACAGGGCGTGGCCACCGCGGCCGGCGCCCAGTTGGCGGCCAGTGCTGATCTCATCGTGGCCAGCGAGGACGCCTCCTTCTCCACGCCGGGCGGCAAGGGCGGATTGTTCTGCCACACGCCGATGGTGGCCGTAGCACGTCAGATTGGTCGCAAGCGGGCGGTTGAGTTAGCCCTGACGGGAGGCAAGATCCCAGCCGCCACGGCACTCGACTGGGGTCTGGTGAACCGGGTCGTGGCCCACGACGACCTCGAGTCGGAGACCCTCGAGTTCCTCCGCTATGCCACCAGGGGCAGCCGCTACGCGAAGGGGCTCGGTAAGCAGACCCTTTACGCCCAACTCGAGATGACCACCGACGATGCGTACGATTTGGCTGTCGACGTGATGTCTCGTGCCGCGGCCACCGGCGACGGAGCCGAATGGCCCCGAGCGTTCGTTGCGAAGCGCAAGCCGGAGTGGACCCACACGGAGTGA
- a CDS encoding FAD-dependent oxidoreductase, whose product MSNTNVPYSLLRSRREVLAGLSSLALATTLSCGRGDRTTTSPLTTTSNLPALFDHRITRWGQDPWSRGSYSYLGPGASSATRRMLARPIDHRLFFAGEATDTEHPATVHGALASGQRAAIEIQEASKPGLIVVIGAGVAGLGAARDLTAAGREVVVVESRQRIGGRVWSDTVGGAPVDLGGSWLHGLRDNPLTDLAASLGIDLVHTDYEDAVLFDADGKLVNWSDLNHLYDLVEDMLSSSRSTKSMETAVDELRSQVEGEDRRYLEYVLASEIDHWFAAGPEDLAFSGVHEGGWSRGGDAVPATSYRPIIEHLATGLDIRLGHPVSEVIRTENGIRIATEETEFHGGAVVITVPLGVLQTGSIRFDPALPAVKSTAIQTLGMGTMDKVVLHFDEPFWNPDVDLIAYASSEPGRFIEWYNAVPWTGHPILVGFNAGRPAAEVESWSDERILTASLDVLGRLRW is encoded by the coding sequence ATGTCGAACACCAACGTCCCCTACTCCCTGCTACGTAGTCGTCGCGAGGTGCTAGCCGGGCTGTCGTCGTTGGCTCTGGCAACCACGCTGAGCTGTGGACGCGGTGACCGCACCACGACTTCACCTCTCACCACAACCTCAAATCTCCCAGCGTTATTCGACCATCGGATCACTCGCTGGGGTCAGGACCCCTGGTCGCGAGGTTCGTATTCGTACCTGGGCCCGGGAGCGTCGTCAGCTACCCGTCGGATGCTCGCCCGACCAATCGACCACCGTCTGTTCTTCGCTGGAGAGGCAACCGACACCGAGCACCCGGCAACCGTCCACGGTGCTCTCGCCTCAGGACAGCGGGCGGCTATCGAAATCCAAGAAGCCAGTAAGCCAGGTCTCATCGTGGTGATCGGTGCGGGTGTCGCCGGATTGGGAGCAGCACGTGATTTGACCGCCGCTGGCCGCGAGGTGGTAGTGGTCGAGTCACGCCAACGCATCGGTGGTCGTGTCTGGTCGGACACCGTGGGCGGTGCCCCAGTGGACCTAGGCGGCTCATGGCTACATGGCTTGCGAGACAACCCGCTGACCGATCTAGCGGCCTCGCTGGGCATCGACCTGGTCCACACCGACTACGAAGACGCAGTGCTGTTCGATGCCGACGGCAAGTTGGTGAACTGGTCCGACCTGAACCACCTGTACGACCTGGTTGAAGACATGCTGTCATCTAGTCGGTCCACGAAATCGATGGAGACAGCCGTGGACGAGTTACGCAGTCAGGTTGAGGGCGAAGACCGAAGGTATCTGGAGTACGTGCTGGCCTCCGAGATCGACCACTGGTTCGCGGCGGGACCCGAGGACCTCGCCTTCTCCGGAGTTCACGAAGGTGGGTGGTCACGAGGCGGTGACGCCGTTCCCGCTACCTCCTACCGGCCGATCATTGAGCACCTGGCGACCGGCCTCGACATTCGCCTAGGCCATCCGGTTTCTGAAGTCATTCGGACCGAAAACGGAATCCGGATTGCCACGGAGGAGACCGAGTTCCACGGAGGGGCCGTCGTCATAACGGTCCCACTGGGAGTTCTCCAGACCGGGTCCATCCGGTTTGACCCCGCCCTCCCAGCGGTTAAGTCGACAGCCATCCAAACCCTCGGTATGGGAACCATGGACAAGGTGGTGCTCCACTTCGACGAGCCGTTCTGGAATCCCGACGTAGACCTGATCGCCTACGCCTCATCCGAACCTGGTCGGTTCATCGAGTGGTACAACGCAGTTCCGTGGACCGGCCACCCGATCCTGGTCGGGTTCAACGCCGGCCGACCGGCAGCAGAGGTTGAGTCCTGGAGTGACGAACGGATCTTGACCGCCTCCTTGGACGTTCTAGGTCGTCTCCGCTGGTGA